Proteins found in one Brevibacillus brevis genomic segment:
- a CDS encoding FAD-dependent oxidoreductase: MELSKVWEPIQIGSMTLANRIMMGSMHVGFEKLQNGVARLAAFYAERANGEAGLIVTGGAAVHPEGGMGDEYCNVYQDEDIEKLRLITKEVHQANGRIALQLFHAGRYAYKEATGLDPVAPSPLQAPINRWKPRELRAEEIESTIQCFADGAVRAKKAGFDAVEIMGSEGYLINQFLSPVTNKREDEWGGDFLRRARFGIEVAKRVRQAVGPDYPIIYRMSGLDLMPDSTTMEETLQFAKMLEEAGVDALNIGIGWHESQVPTIGMMVPRGAYVWVAQQVKQVVNIPVIASNRISDVRQAEKILYEECSDMVSMARPFLADPYIVQKSKEGRFDEVNTCIACNQACLDHIFDGKVASCLVNPLVGREAEWQLVPAENCKKVAVIGAGPAGLEAARVLAERGHQVVIMEAKKQIGGQLNYAKQVPGKEEFNETLRYYQTELARLGVEIRLGTLAEAEALIEEGFAEVVVATGVIPRRPEIPGMELGHVKGYDAVFEKRAKVGRQVVIVGAGGIACDLSHLLMHDETISPKAAEYLQEYRILDGKAVQQLQQRKRKISMLRRGKHVGSGLGKTTRWAVLANLKKRGVEMLTQIEYSRIAEEGVYFIQNGEERMIPADTVIVAAGATSNNALYHALLDRLPVHLIGGAKEAGELDAKRAILEGATVGRAI, from the coding sequence GTGGAACTTTCAAAAGTATGGGAACCGATTCAGATTGGTTCGATGACGTTGGCAAATCGCATTATGATGGGGTCCATGCACGTTGGATTTGAAAAGCTGCAGAATGGTGTAGCGCGGCTTGCTGCCTTTTACGCAGAGCGTGCAAATGGAGAGGCAGGTCTGATCGTGACTGGAGGGGCTGCCGTACATCCAGAAGGCGGCATGGGCGACGAGTATTGCAATGTATACCAGGACGAGGATATCGAGAAATTGCGCCTGATCACGAAAGAGGTTCATCAAGCCAATGGAAGAATTGCGTTGCAGCTGTTCCATGCCGGGCGTTATGCGTACAAGGAAGCGACAGGATTAGACCCGGTAGCCCCATCGCCATTGCAGGCGCCGATTAACCGTTGGAAGCCGAGAGAGTTACGCGCAGAGGAGATCGAATCTACGATCCAATGTTTTGCTGATGGTGCCGTCCGCGCCAAAAAAGCTGGTTTTGATGCCGTAGAAATCATGGGTTCGGAAGGATACTTGATCAATCAATTTTTGTCCCCTGTGACCAATAAGCGAGAAGATGAGTGGGGTGGGGACTTTTTACGCAGAGCACGTTTTGGCATTGAGGTGGCTAAGCGTGTCCGCCAAGCAGTGGGACCGGATTATCCGATCATCTACCGTATGTCGGGATTGGACTTGATGCCAGATAGTACGACGATGGAAGAGACATTGCAATTTGCCAAAATGCTGGAGGAGGCAGGTGTTGATGCTCTCAATATCGGAATTGGCTGGCATGAATCACAAGTACCGACGATTGGCATGATGGTGCCGCGTGGAGCATATGTATGGGTAGCCCAGCAAGTCAAGCAGGTCGTGAACATCCCGGTTATCGCCAGCAATCGAATCAGCGACGTACGTCAGGCTGAAAAGATTTTGTATGAAGAATGCAGTGATATGGTTTCGATGGCCCGTCCATTTTTAGCGGACCCGTATATCGTTCAGAAAAGCAAAGAAGGACGCTTTGATGAGGTAAATACATGTATTGCTTGCAATCAAGCTTGTCTCGACCATATTTTTGATGGGAAGGTAGCCTCCTGTCTGGTCAATCCTCTCGTCGGCAGAGAAGCAGAGTGGCAGTTGGTTCCGGCGGAAAACTGCAAGAAGGTAGCTGTAATCGGCGCGGGTCCTGCCGGCTTGGAGGCAGCTCGTGTGCTGGCTGAACGAGGGCACCAGGTGGTCATCATGGAGGCCAAAAAACAGATCGGTGGACAATTAAACTACGCCAAACAGGTGCCTGGTAAAGAGGAATTTAATGAAACGCTTCGCTATTATCAGACAGAGCTTGCGCGTCTTGGTGTCGAAATCAGGCTGGGAACACTGGCAGAGGCAGAAGCCTTGATCGAAGAGGGCTTTGCAGAAGTTGTGGTGGCAACGGGAGTCATTCCACGGCGTCCAGAGATTCCAGGTATGGAGCTCGGACATGTGAAGGGATATGATGCGGTATTTGAAAAGCGCGCCAAGGTAGGTAGACAAGTGGTCATCGTCGGTGCGGGAGGAATCGCGTGTGATTTGTCCCATTTGCTGATGCACGACGAAACGATCTCACCGAAGGCAGCGGAATACTTGCAGGAGTATCGAATACTGGATGGAAAAGCTGTACAGCAACTACAACAGCGAAAACGAAAAATCAGCATGCTGCGGCGTGGGAAGCATGTCGGATCGGGCTTGGGCAAGACGACGCGCTGGGCAGTTCTCGCCAACCTGAAGAAACGTGGCGTGGAGATGCTGACACAAATTGAATATAGCCGGATTGCAGAAGAAGGGGTATATTTTATTCAGAACGGCGAGGAACGCATGATACCCGCTGATACGGTCATTGTAGCGGCTGGAGCGACCTCCAACAATGCTCTATACCACGCATTGCTTGATCGGCTGCCTGTGCACCTCATAGGCGGGGCGAAAGAAGCGGGAGAGCTCGATGCCAAGCGAGCTATTTTGGAGGGTGCGACCGTCGGAAGAGCGATTTAA
- a CDS encoding carbohydrate kinase family protein: protein MLEGITEYWLCVGGANVDVQGVTSARLLPGTSNPGEVHQAAGGVARNVAENLGWLGEEVQLFALVGEDADGEWLRQVTASSGVATHGMLRIAGKSTGRYLAIRDRDGELYTAVADMELNEEWPAEIVQQGLKCLPQAAGLFLDANLPGEVMRAFLAEARRLDKKVIVDPVSVKKAEKWKGLLEGVHILVASIDELEVLGGQTLHSYNDVEVCAKKLVAEGIHQVMVICGEAGLWLCTEREKKWLAAPAMPIRESAGDAFAAGIIYAQNKTLSLAEQAAFGVALAEMRTKGNGRYDIDVLLARKDYYAAKERQFLDRE, encoded by the coding sequence ATGCTGGAAGGTATAACAGAATACTGGCTATGCGTGGGTGGAGCCAATGTTGACGTGCAGGGAGTCACTTCTGCCAGACTGTTGCCCGGAACAAGTAATCCGGGTGAAGTGCATCAAGCGGCAGGCGGCGTAGCTCGAAACGTGGCGGAAAATCTGGGATGGCTAGGAGAAGAAGTGCAGCTGTTTGCTTTGGTTGGAGAAGATGCAGATGGCGAGTGGTTAAGACAGGTCACAGCAAGTAGTGGAGTGGCTACCCATGGCATGTTGCGAATCGCAGGGAAATCGACTGGGCGCTACTTGGCTATTCGTGATCGTGATGGTGAATTGTACACGGCTGTTGCTGATATGGAACTAAATGAAGAGTGGCCAGCAGAGATTGTCCAGCAAGGTCTTAAGTGCTTGCCTCAGGCTGCAGGCTTGTTTCTTGATGCCAATCTTCCCGGCGAGGTTATGCGGGCATTTTTGGCGGAAGCGAGGAGACTCGACAAAAAGGTCATCGTAGACCCTGTTTCTGTGAAAAAAGCAGAAAAATGGAAAGGGTTACTTGAAGGCGTTCATATACTCGTCGCGAGCATTGATGAACTGGAAGTGTTAGGTGGCCAAACCCTTCATTCCTATAATGATGTAGAAGTATGCGCGAAAAAATTGGTGGCTGAAGGTATTCATCAGGTCATGGTCATTTGTGGGGAGGCAGGGCTGTGGCTGTGCACTGAACGGGAGAAAAAATGGCTTGCTGCCCCGGCTATGCCGATTCGAGAGTCTGCGGGAGATGCGTTTGCTGCCGGGATCATTTATGCGCAAAACAAAACGTTGTCCCTTGCAGAACAAGCAGCCTTCGGCGTTGCTCTGGCCGAAATGCGAACAAAAGGAAATGGACGATACGATATCGATGTCCTTTTGGCACGAAAAGATTACTATGCCGCTAAAGAAAGACAGTTCCTCGACAGGGAATGA
- a CDS encoding YecA family protein → MSVGRNELCPCGSGKKYKKCCGVVTPITELRSRHEQKLQKEYAGWVERLNHFVGANVTSETIQEARNRFAEEVGLTQESVARPEWAAHFFNWCVLDVKTGGSTLLENYIKQHGRRMEPDLRRAFAGLHLNVYEIVEVERDVITVQHPISEEKHYLLRANTLNVVPGQLIVGRLLNLGLRDMLFSGSIILQPHVKESLLEWLQQHPEVEAAKTDTGKRSYTTELYHFIVQFGEAASESEAPKQESLLRRTYAMPDRKQLLKVIESNPSFELKKRDGARETWVYATRKEEHLFPNLKDALLELYEVQAEVILQDDSLILEGYARQLDEVAELLLLLAFENEEEIRVLTSTGSRLSKGTLFITSQPTLPPKVLQWAVQTYFAEKWLVTSHEQLDDLAPLLVAATENEELHEKLHKLMEQMEQDHKVGQGLARFIRMDMLRPRLSLSNDSLHVHNLLRRPLIEGLPESVYTVHPDRLADINRFVQEMTDGKSEATVKKYDEVMNNFRSFVRGAFGPSFTWEQLRREDLVYFLVHDIFTRTDATTKTLATNLMSVLTAFFKWLDKQGPYTLYPVMQPLFAELKETLPESYRLRGVLEKEATQNLYSNTVALKNITEESLLVQEITASGCTAKRANGETIKLSIGVDWGTMLSADWMIHGLFGQGEDGTWRLYGTPEVYPPVIAQVLGAPTGVLV, encoded by the coding sequence ATGTCGGTAGGAAGAAACGAACTGTGCCCTTGTGGGAGCGGAAAAAAATACAAAAAATGCTGTGGGGTTGTTACTCCTATTACGGAGCTGCGTAGCCGCCACGAGCAAAAGCTGCAAAAAGAATACGCTGGCTGGGTCGAAAGACTGAATCATTTTGTCGGCGCAAACGTAACCAGTGAGACGATTCAAGAAGCACGCAATCGTTTTGCCGAAGAAGTAGGCTTGACCCAAGAGAGCGTCGCACGTCCTGAATGGGCTGCCCATTTCTTCAACTGGTGTGTATTGGACGTCAAAACAGGTGGAAGCACGCTGCTTGAGAACTATATCAAACAGCATGGACGTCGGATGGAGCCTGATCTTCGCCGTGCGTTTGCTGGATTGCACCTGAATGTTTATGAAATCGTGGAAGTGGAGCGTGATGTCATCACGGTTCAACACCCGATTTCGGAAGAAAAACACTATCTGCTTCGTGCCAATACGTTGAATGTTGTCCCTGGACAATTGATCGTAGGGCGCCTGCTGAATCTGGGTCTGCGTGATATGCTCTTCTCTGGCAGCATCATCTTGCAGCCACATGTCAAGGAAAGCCTGCTCGAGTGGTTACAACAGCATCCAGAAGTAGAAGCTGCGAAGACAGATACGGGCAAGAGAAGCTATACGACAGAGCTGTATCATTTCATCGTTCAATTTGGTGAAGCGGCAAGTGAGTCGGAAGCGCCGAAGCAAGAATCGCTTCTGCGTCGTACCTATGCTATGCCAGACCGTAAACAGCTATTGAAAGTAATCGAGTCGAATCCTTCATTTGAGCTGAAAAAACGGGATGGTGCTCGTGAGACATGGGTATATGCGACACGCAAGGAAGAGCATTTGTTCCCGAATTTAAAGGATGCCTTGCTGGAGCTATACGAAGTACAAGCAGAAGTGATTTTGCAAGATGACAGCCTGATTCTGGAAGGGTATGCACGGCAGTTGGACGAAGTCGCAGAGCTTTTGCTGCTGCTTGCATTTGAGAACGAAGAGGAGATCCGCGTTCTTACTTCAACGGGCTCTCGTTTATCCAAAGGAACTCTGTTTATCACGAGTCAGCCTACTTTGCCACCAAAAGTGCTGCAGTGGGCAGTCCAAACTTATTTTGCTGAAAAATGGCTGGTTACTTCCCATGAACAGCTCGATGATTTGGCTCCGCTCTTGGTTGCGGCTACTGAAAACGAGGAGCTGCATGAAAAACTCCACAAACTGATGGAGCAAATGGAACAGGATCATAAAGTTGGACAAGGATTGGCTCGCTTTATCCGAATGGACATGCTTCGTCCTCGTCTCTCGTTGTCAAATGACAGCCTGCATGTGCATAACCTGCTGCGCCGTCCGTTGATCGAGGGATTGCCGGAGAGTGTGTACACTGTACATCCTGACAGACTTGCGGACATCAATCGCTTCGTGCAAGAGATGACCGATGGCAAGTCGGAAGCAACCGTCAAAAAGTACGATGAGGTCATGAACAACTTCCGTTCATTCGTCAGAGGAGCGTTTGGCCCATCTTTCACATGGGAGCAGTTGCGCAGAGAGGACCTGGTATACTTCCTCGTCCACGACATTTTCACGCGCACGGACGCAACGACCAAAACGTTGGCAACCAATCTGATGTCTGTTTTGACGGCGTTCTTCAAGTGGCTGGATAAGCAAGGACCATACACGCTTTATCCTGTCATGCAGCCACTGTTCGCCGAGTTGAAGGAAACATTGCCGGAATCCTATCGCTTGCGTGGTGTGCTGGAAAAAGAAGCGACTCAAAATCTTTACAGCAACACGGTGGCGCTCAAAAATATCACGGAAGAATCCTTGCTCGTGCAAGAGATCACTGCATCTGGTTGTACGGCAAAACGTGCGAATGGCGAGACAATCAAGCTGTCTATTGGCGTTGATTGGGGTACTATGCTGTCAGCAGATTGGATGATCCATGGCTTGTTCGGTCAAGGTGAGGATGGTACTTGGAGACTGTATGGTACGCCTGAAGTGTATCCGCCAGTCATTGCCCAAGTGCTGGGCGCACCAACAGGTGTATTGGTCTAG
- a CDS encoding YtnP family quorum-quenching lactonase, protein MVGNEWQVGQFQLSWLRGGLTKLDGGAMFGVVPKPLWSKRYPSNDLNQIPLRADPILVQAHGKHILIESGIGNDRLTEKQKRNFGLEEESRVVESLAAKGLTPAGIDIVIMTHMHYDHANGLVSIRDGQLVSTFQKAVIYVQEQEWAEMREPNVRSKNTYWEENWRPIENQVKTYGASHEVVPGITLHHTGGHSQGHAIVRMETEGQVLLHLADIMPTHAHQNPLWVMAYDDYPMTSIYAKEEWIINGIKQGAWFTFYHDSVYRAVKWNEQGEIVDRIEVVL, encoded by the coding sequence ATGGTAGGGAACGAGTGGCAGGTAGGTCAGTTTCAATTGTCTTGGCTGAGAGGGGGGCTCACGAAGCTGGATGGAGGCGCCATGTTTGGAGTGGTGCCCAAGCCGCTATGGAGCAAAAGATACCCATCGAATGATCTCAATCAAATCCCTTTGCGTGCCGACCCGATCCTGGTACAGGCTCATGGCAAGCATATTTTGATTGAATCAGGTATAGGGAATGATCGGCTAACGGAAAAACAGAAGCGCAATTTTGGCTTGGAAGAAGAGTCTCGAGTGGTGGAATCCCTTGCCGCGAAAGGGTTGACTCCTGCCGGTATTGATATTGTCATAATGACACATATGCACTACGATCATGCCAACGGACTTGTCTCTATACGTGATGGACAACTTGTCTCTACATTTCAAAAAGCCGTCATCTACGTACAGGAGCAGGAATGGGCGGAGATGAGAGAGCCGAATGTTCGCTCGAAAAATACATATTGGGAAGAAAACTGGCGTCCGATTGAGAATCAGGTGAAGACGTACGGAGCTTCGCACGAAGTTGTGCCAGGAATCACGCTTCATCATACAGGTGGTCACAGCCAGGGACATGCTATCGTCCGGATGGAGACAGAGGGGCAGGTGCTTTTGCATCTGGCGGACATCATGCCTACACACGCTCACCAAAATCCATTATGGGTGATGGCCTACGACGATTACCCGATGACCTCCATCTATGCAAAAGAAGAATGGATCATCAACGGGATCAAGCAAGGCGCTTGGTTCACGTTTTACCATGATAGCGTTTACCGTGCGGTGAAATGGAACGAACAGGGAGAAATAGTTGATCGTATCGAAGTTGTTTTATAA
- a CDS encoding YcdB/YcdC domain-containing protein, translated as MKKRNRAAMLVLAVSMVTTPVALLHPLSSYAYDGKSSLEPIELPEDIVHLLTELKEDYVPLMKDLHVDSYGGTSNSGYVINLSDRKSVITTNTTLTISTNAKGDLTSFVLYDVNRDKTTKINQKEAYQKAVDFIRNYITVDHVISPQAMLSFDRASELDHLAVVSVYPQLNNTWVDKETARVMVDAKGQVVHFQQEKLKLPTAEEVADPSKAVPLEKAMKEWQDKVSLELVYDESAGKLVYVPDQLPTIDALSGEEVPSVYKTENKSMKIKGTADMGVWRDTKKMEQMLEKDFGLKLNQRTYKNVKEDKKYKNSDIDRHEWNANSYQSAWITLDRKTKSPIEFKLDGPVEKELEKPLTHDEAKNIAVQFVEKYLSSKEQSFFVKETSLVENLPGWADQNLVRPISSFAFHPEIDGIPTKRPLFYLEVDAKKGNVVLAQVNDLPSMPATFSKDGIVKGEKAKDAYVKEANLRLAYWYPKVGTHSAKLPQLAYLPTADAKSLQIDAATGAVEETWLEWKATQ; from the coding sequence ATGAAAAAGCGAAACAGAGCTGCCATGCTTGTCTTGGCAGTCAGCATGGTCACGACACCAGTGGCACTTCTGCATCCGTTGTCTTCCTATGCGTATGATGGCAAATCGAGTCTGGAACCGATTGAGTTGCCAGAAGACATCGTCCACTTGTTAACAGAATTGAAAGAGGACTATGTGCCTCTCATGAAAGACCTTCATGTGGACTCATACGGAGGGACAAGCAACTCGGGGTATGTCATTAATCTTTCGGACCGAAAGAGTGTCATTACCACGAATACAACGCTCACTATCTCCACAAATGCAAAAGGAGATTTGACCAGTTTTGTCCTGTATGATGTGAATCGGGACAAAACAACCAAAATCAATCAAAAGGAAGCCTATCAAAAGGCTGTGGACTTTATCCGGAATTACATAACAGTTGATCATGTTATTTCCCCGCAAGCGATGCTTTCATTCGATCGCGCATCTGAGCTGGATCATCTGGCCGTTGTCAGTGTCTACCCACAGTTGAACAATACATGGGTGGATAAAGAGACAGCGCGGGTCATGGTTGACGCAAAGGGTCAGGTTGTCCATTTTCAGCAAGAAAAGCTAAAGCTTCCAACCGCAGAAGAAGTAGCGGACCCAAGCAAGGCTGTACCGCTAGAGAAGGCAATGAAGGAGTGGCAAGACAAGGTATCCTTGGAATTGGTCTACGATGAGTCAGCGGGCAAGCTTGTTTACGTCCCTGACCAATTGCCTACGATAGATGCCCTGTCTGGTGAAGAAGTTCCATCTGTTTATAAAACAGAGAATAAGTCGATGAAAATCAAAGGAACAGCAGACATGGGCGTCTGGCGAGATACGAAAAAAATGGAGCAGATGCTCGAAAAGGATTTTGGCCTGAAGCTGAATCAACGCACGTACAAAAATGTAAAAGAAGACAAAAAGTATAAAAACAGTGATATCGATCGCCATGAATGGAATGCGAATTCGTATCAAAGCGCGTGGATTACGCTCGACCGTAAAACAAAATCACCTATTGAATTCAAACTGGACGGTCCCGTAGAAAAGGAGCTTGAGAAGCCGCTCACGCATGATGAGGCAAAAAACATCGCCGTACAATTTGTGGAGAAATACTTATCATCCAAAGAACAATCCTTCTTTGTAAAGGAGACGAGTCTTGTAGAAAATCTGCCAGGTTGGGCAGATCAAAATCTGGTGCGGCCGATCAGTAGCTTTGCTTTTCACCCTGAGATTGACGGTATCCCTACCAAGAGACCACTGTTCTACCTGGAAGTGGACGCAAAGAAGGGCAATGTAGTCCTTGCTCAAGTAAATGACCTGCCGTCCATGCCTGCTACCTTCAGTAAAGACGGTATTGTGAAGGGTGAGAAAGCAAAGGATGCGTATGTCAAAGAAGCAAATCTGCGCTTGGCTTACTGGTATCCGAAGGTAGGGACGCATTCTGCGAAACTGCCGCAGCTGGCCTATTTACCGACAGCCGATGCCAAGTCTCTGCAGATTGATGCTGCAACGGGTGCGGTGGAGGAAACCTGGCTGGAATGGAAAGCTACCCAATAA
- a CDS encoding MFS transporter, giving the protein MSASSTPIQSTPAGTAAPTVYRMLFAISIAHLLNDSLQAVIPALLPIVEKNLALTFTQVGMILLVMNLTSSVLQPFVGYFSDRKSIPLLPPLALIVSGLGMLALAFSGNYYFVLAAVACVGIGSAIFHPEASRFAHLASGPRRGLGQSIFQVGGNAGQALAPLMTILVFANLGQTGAAWFLLPGLLASGILLYVALWYRGQQRLKKATAAPLTYTNRNKRLIALGLLIVIVSVRSWMNAGYQSFYQFYLMYVKDMDYANAQLVIFGFLFAGAIGTFFGGPLSDRFGKRNLLILSTLGSLPLTLLTPYVSGFWAFPLLVISGFIMLSSFSVTVVYAQELLPGKIGTVSGLIIGLAFGMGGMGALVFGYLADLYSLSFVILLCSFLPLIGFMGFFLPKDKTLREWAH; this is encoded by the coding sequence ATGAGTGCCTCATCGACACCCATTCAATCTACACCTGCAGGGACTGCGGCACCGACTGTCTATCGCATGCTCTTTGCCATTAGCATTGCGCATCTGTTAAACGACAGCTTGCAAGCAGTCATCCCTGCATTGCTTCCTATTGTAGAGAAGAATCTAGCATTAACGTTTACACAAGTCGGAATGATTTTGCTTGTCATGAATCTTACTTCATCTGTTTTGCAACCATTCGTCGGTTACTTCTCCGATCGCAAATCGATCCCTTTATTGCCACCTCTGGCGTTGATCGTATCGGGATTGGGGATGCTTGCACTCGCTTTCTCTGGCAATTACTATTTCGTACTCGCAGCAGTCGCCTGTGTTGGAATTGGTTCAGCCATCTTCCACCCAGAAGCCTCACGCTTCGCCCACTTGGCATCTGGTCCTCGCAGAGGGCTGGGGCAATCTATTTTTCAAGTTGGGGGAAATGCTGGTCAAGCACTCGCTCCCTTGATGACGATCTTGGTCTTTGCGAACCTGGGACAGACAGGAGCTGCCTGGTTTCTGCTGCCCGGGCTATTAGCTAGCGGCATCTTGCTCTATGTTGCGCTCTGGTATCGTGGACAACAGCGTTTGAAAAAGGCCACTGCCGCACCTCTCACGTATACCAATCGAAACAAGCGGCTGATTGCTCTCGGCCTCCTGATTGTCATCGTCAGTGTGCGTTCCTGGATGAATGCTGGTTATCAAAGCTTTTACCAGTTTTATTTGATGTATGTGAAAGATATGGATTATGCCAACGCACAGCTTGTCATTTTTGGTTTTCTTTTCGCAGGAGCGATTGGGACATTTTTTGGTGGACCGCTGTCGGACCGGTTCGGAAAAAGGAATTTGCTCATCCTCTCCACACTCGGTTCACTGCCGCTGACATTGCTGACCCCTTACGTCTCCGGCTTTTGGGCCTTTCCATTACTGGTGATCAGCGGCTTTATCATGCTTTCCAGCTTCTCCGTCACGGTCGTATATGCCCAAGAGCTATTGCCTGGCAAAATCGGTACCGTATCCGGGCTGATTATCGGACTTGCCTTCGGAATGGGAGGCATGGGCGCTCTCGTATTCGGCTATCTCGCCGATCTCTACAGTCTGAGCTTTGTCATTCTGTTATGTTCGTTCCTCCCGTTGATCGGGTTTATGGGCTTTTTCTTGCCGAAAGACAAAACACTCCGCGAATGGGCTCACTAA
- a CDS encoding LCP family protein has translation MPDTVVKTRASASRKKQPSRSRKIRKLVISFTLITLLLVGGVAGAIYWKIEDTLTEVTSPTNNGFTSPVSQNVDPVYHSDKPMSFVLLGSDSRPETGSMNTDVMIVAVANPKTKKVTMVSIPRDTRVKIPGYRDYHKINSVYANGEAERRQAERNNQTVTEDGISLTKKTLNEILGIPIEHFVAIDFDGFKAVIDELGGVEVNVDRRLVYDDPTDDTHINLQPGLQKLNGEQALGYVRHRHDNRGTKYYSSDFDRNRRQQEVIKAVVDKAASLEGLTKIFNVMDVGAKNIHTDLSKDQIKGLAYDFKGFNSSTVTALDNGAYWQGGYTYLEKEKLESVRDSLQSEMGVTGSAVAFNNSPILGSGEAVATSNKKSVKKKTTESAASTSAKHKTEAPKEQEPTNSTGNQDGTADEGAMPPPDVVNPEGQGQSTNQGQGAQTPATDPTQTVPTGNNGNNSTPPPDIPPSNQDAGPSTTDGPSTNS, from the coding sequence ATGCCAGATACTGTTGTGAAAACACGCGCTTCAGCTTCTCGAAAGAAACAGCCGAGCCGTAGTCGAAAAATACGTAAACTCGTGATATCCTTCACATTGATCACCTTGCTGCTGGTTGGTGGTGTGGCTGGAGCAATTTATTGGAAAATTGAAGACACTCTGACGGAAGTAACGAGCCCTACAAACAATGGATTTACTTCGCCAGTATCCCAAAATGTCGATCCTGTTTACCACTCGGATAAGCCAATGTCGTTTGTATTGCTTGGTTCTGATTCCCGTCCTGAAACAGGTTCCATGAATACAGACGTAATGATCGTGGCAGTTGCTAACCCGAAGACGAAGAAAGTTACCATGGTATCGATTCCGCGGGACACACGCGTCAAGATCCCAGGCTATCGCGACTACCATAAGATCAATTCTGTCTATGCCAATGGCGAAGCAGAACGCAGGCAAGCAGAGCGCAATAACCAGACGGTTACCGAAGATGGTATTTCTTTAACAAAGAAAACGTTGAATGAAATACTGGGTATCCCAATTGAGCACTTTGTAGCCATTGATTTTGATGGTTTCAAAGCGGTCATTGATGAATTGGGTGGAGTAGAAGTCAATGTGGATCGCAGACTGGTATACGATGATCCAACTGACGATACACACATCAATCTCCAGCCAGGACTTCAAAAATTGAATGGCGAGCAAGCCCTTGGTTATGTACGACATCGTCATGACAACCGTGGAACGAAGTACTATTCCAGTGACTTCGACCGTAACCGCCGCCAACAAGAGGTCATCAAGGCTGTCGTGGACAAAGCGGCTTCTCTTGAAGGCTTGACGAAGATATTTAACGTTATGGACGTAGGTGCCAAGAATATACATACCGATCTTTCCAAAGATCAGATCAAAGGATTGGCCTACGATTTCAAAGGATTTAATTCCTCTACGGTCACTGCATTGGATAATGGGGCATATTGGCAGGGAGGATATACGTATCTCGAAAAAGAAAAGCTTGAGTCTGTTCGCGATTCCTTGCAGTCTGAGATGGGAGTGACCGGGAGTGCAGTAGCGTTTAACAATTCCCCGATACTCGGTTCTGGTGAAGCGGTTGCGACAAGCAACAAGAAGAGCGTTAAGAAGAAAACGACAGAATCAGCTGCGTCAACGTCAGCAAAACATAAAACGGAGGCTCCGAAAGAACAAGAGCCGACAAATTCAACAGGCAATCAAGATGGTACAGCAGATGAAGGCGCAATGCCGCCACCTGATGTCGTAAACCCAGAAGGGCAAGGTCAGTCGACAAATCAAGGTCAGGGAGCACAGACGCCTGCGACTGATCCAACACAAACTGTACCAACAGGTAATAACGGCAACAACTCTACTCCACCGCCGGACATCCCGCCGTCCAATCAGGATGCTGGTCCTTCAACTACAGATGGTCCGAGCACGAACTCCTAA